The DNA sequence CATGGTGGAAATGTCATATTAAATATGATTTCTTATTTGCCTTTTTTGAGATCAGATGTTGAGTTAGAAATTGTTTTTTTAGGTCTTCCAATTCAAGAGCTAACCAGAGAATATGTAAATAGCCTGTTTCTAAAAAGAGTTTATTCTTTTTATTCTGAGTCTGACTGGATGCAGTCTTTAGATATTCAAAAATTACAGAATAGCGATGCAAACGTTCCTTGGTTTTCTAAAAAAACATTTTTAGAAAGTGATCAAGTTATTCAGGTTAAATTAACAGTGAATGGAAGCTCGATTGGGCATAGGGATTATCGATCGATTAATCATTATCTTCCTAGAGCTTTGAAGGAACTATCTGAAGTTCTGCCTGAAGATCAGAAATCAGCGCATTTGCAATTTGATTTACTAACCTAAGCGAAGGTTAGGTTTAGTTATTGATAGTTTTTAGAATAATTTCGATTGATTTTGAAATGAGTTCGTGGACTTGATCTGTGGACTCATTAAATTTTTTGGTGACAAAATTTCCAACTTCTGCTGGATTGTCTGGTCGTCCAACGCCAGTACGTAGTCGTATAAAATTTTCTCCACCATGAGCGATGAGTGACCTGAGCCCATTGTGTCCGCGAGCGCTACCACCTTGTTTGATGGTGACTTTTCCAAAGGGAAAATCAATTTCATCATGAACGACAAATAAATTTTCTTGCTTGATCCCACGCTTTTGTAAATGTTTTAAAACCTCACCAGAATTATTCATGAATGTTTGTGGTTTAACAAGTAGGATTTCTTGCTCGTTATTTTTTTTATCAACTATTTTAATGCTAGAAATAAGCATGTTGTTTTTTTCAGACCAGGTACCATTATTTTGCTCGCACAGTTCGTCCAGAATTAAAAATCCAATGTTATGTGGAGTAAAAGCATAGGTAGGTCCTGGATTTCCAAGACCTACGATAGCTTTAATTTCTGAAAAAGTTGGTTGATTATTAACCATATGATTTTACGCTGTCTGTTGAGTCAGCTTTTGGTTTTACAGCAGAAGTATCTTTTTTAGCGCTGTTTTTTTCAATAGCCTGTTTTTTTGCTTGATTTAAAGCTTTTGTTTTTTTGTTAAGCTCAGCAATGATCATTTCTGTTTTTGATTTGCTTGGATGTGAATACACCAAAGCTTCTTGCATTAAAACTAGATACCATCCTTGTGCTTGAGCAACTTCTTGAATAGTTTCTTTTACCATTGCATCGAATGCGCCCATTTCTTTTTGATAAAGAGCCTGCATTTTAGCTTCAACCTTTTTAGCTTCAGCCTGTAGCTTTTGTTGCATACGGTTAAATTCTACGCTTTCATCTTCAAGCGACTGAACCATTCTGTCGAATTTTCTTTTGTCATCCATGAGTGATTGTCCGCGAGCTTGCAAAGGATCAATTTTTTTATTGCGCGCTTCTTCTGATAAGTTTGCTGCTGTTTTTTCGAATTCTGCCACATCAGCATCAAGAGCATCTTTTTTAGCTTGTAATTCTTGTTGTCTATTTTGAGCTTCAGTTTGAGCTTTTTGTAGTTCTTTTTGCTTGTCTTCTAGCTTTTTGCTTTCAGATTGAAGCGGTTTTGCTGCTTCTTCTTGTGCGCTGTGAAGCTTTGCTTGTAAAGCTTCGCCGGCTTCTGATTTTTCCATGACATCTTTGCCGCTGATGCAAACAATTTCTTCTTTTATAACTGATTCGATTTTGTTTTTATG is a window from the Candidatus Dependentiae bacterium genome containing:
- the pth gene encoding aminoacyl-tRNA hydrolase; this encodes MVNNQPTFSEIKAIVGLGNPGPTYAFTPHNIGFLILDELCEQNNGTWSEKNNMLISSIKIVDKKNNEQEILLVKPQTFMNNSGEVLKHLQKRGIKQENLFVVHDEIDFPFGKVTIKQGGSARGHNGLRSLIAHGGENFIRLRTGVGRPDNPAEVGNFVTKKFNESTDQVHELISKSIEIILKTINN
- a CDS encoding OmpH family outer membrane protein — translated: MKSTKKILLLSTISLFSTSVAISKEEVHVSASHKNKIESVIKEEIVCISGKDVMEKSEAGEALQAKLHSAQEEAAKPLQSESKKLEDKQKELQKAQTEAQNRQQELQAKKDALDADVAEFEKTAANLSEEARNKKIDPLQARGQSLMDDKRKFDRMVQSLEDESVEFNRMQQKLQAEAKKVEAKMQALYQKEMGAFDAMVKETIQEVAQAQGWYLVLMQEALVYSHPSKSKTEMIIAELNKKTKALNQAKKQAIEKNSAKKDTSAVKPKADSTDSVKSYG